The following nucleotide sequence is from Drosophila takahashii strain IR98-3 E-12201 chromosome 3L, DtakHiC1v2, whole genome shotgun sequence.
GTACTAAGAggctttaaatttgaattcatgtatattttataactaatCTGAATAACTACAAAAATGTGTCATTTTAAAGAATCTATCAAAATGAAATACTCAACTTACATTGAACCGAAGAAAGCTGTATTTTATTGAATcgtgttttaaatgtttacatAAGAGAAAGACATTGTGCAATGAATATTTGAATGAAACATAACAAGTATTCTCAATACATTTGATTGGTTCAATGTGCAGATAGATGGCTTTGCCAGTTCTTAAATCCGGGTTCATTGTGAATGAAACTTCCACAGTTGCTTCAAACATTTGCGGATCCAGATTTAGGCCATTGAAAGTTGGCCGCGCATTTCATTGGGCTTTTGGAGCTGCGCTTCTCCTGGAGCAAATCCTCCTTGCTGTTAAGCTGAAAGGCATGAAGAATTTGCTCAGTCAGCTTTTCGTAATCATCATCCCCAACGCTGTCACTTCGACGCTTGGCTGGAGTCGACTTCCTGAGGAATGTGCTCCAGATCTTGAACTTTTCCATGTCGAACTCCTTGCCGTGCAGCTTGTACATTTTGATGGTCTTCTTGACAATGGAGGCCCGCATCTTCAGATCCGAAACCGTCTTGATCAGGGCAACCAAGGCGATGTGGCAGCGACTGTGCTCCAGATAGTTCCATCTGTTTGGCAGCTGCTGATGATGGCCACTACGACTTCTTCAAGGGGGCTCGCCGAGGGCCTCGGCCAGCTTGGGAATCTCAAACTTGGAGAACACGGCTCCGGCCAGAGGAGTGAGCACCACCTCGCCGCGCTTCACCTGGTGGGGAACCAACTGGCAGTACTTCTCCACCGCCAGCAGACTGGCCTGCTTGAAGGACAACAGCAGGGAGGCCCCGCATGACGAAGGGCTGATTCTGCGGAGGTCCTGGATCCAGTGCGTCTCGATCTTTATCTCGCTGCGGATCGCTGCCCCCTTTGTATTGACCACATCCAGCCGCATCGACCAGGACACGTCCTTCTTTTGCGACTTGGCAGCCGCCGCCTCCTTGCTGAAGCTGAAGATCACCTGCTGGGCGAAGCGCCGACTGACTGTGGCCTCCTCATAGCTTGGCTCCTCCTTGAAATCCGGACAAAGTTCGATGAACGTCTGCTTCAGCTTCTCGAAGTCAAAGACGTATTTCGCCTTGGGTTCAGCCATGTTActgaaataaaagtttatgtTAAGGGTAAGTCATCATGGTTTCAGTAAACAACCTACCTTCTCTTACAGAAAAATGTGAATATATAGAAATCAAATAATTATTGGTTTTCAAATTAAagtaagtttaaatttaatctcTTTAATCtgttgtaatttaaaatattttaataatatattattaaaggtTTCAGTATATTCTGTAGGGTATTCCAATTTCCGTTAATTTCAGCTGTGAAGATGATATATCCGCTTGCCTCAGTTAGCTTACTTGTTAGATATTGTTTTCCTTAAAAGCACGTTCGGAAATTGCAAATACAACAATGAAAAACATGatcaagtttcttttttaaattaatatctcaaatcaatattttttcagtttgTCTGAATATGCATGGTAGCTATAAGGAAAGCAAAAAGTACTTTTCTGAGAGTAAGCAATAAATATCTTGTTGTTTACACtcaagtttttttgtgtgaaaCTAAGCAATATATTCTTGAAGTGGTCTTTGCAAAActggatattttaaaaaattaataagaatttGAATTGTTTTACAAAAGTACAATACAATTTTGACTTATGAGACTTTTAGTTGTTAAAGTTCATGTTTCAGAAGTTCTACTGTATAtgtgtatacatatatttccTCCGTGTCGAAGGGCTTATCAACATTGTCAGTGTGTatataatttaacaaataaaagaaacacAAGCACTTCTTTTGTCGCGATATATTCATGTAAGTGACTAAGgaactgttttttttatcaCCTAAAACCTTTGTAAAATAAgcaattcttttttatttaataactcc
It contains:
- the LOC108060816 gene encoding uncharacterized protein; its protein translation is MAEPKAKYVFDFEKLKQTFIELCPDFKEEPSYEEATVSRRFAQQVIFSFSKEAAAAKSQKKDVSWSMRLDVVNTKGAAIRSEIKIETHWIQDLRRISPSSCGASLLLSFKQASLLAVEKYCQLVPHQVKRGEVVLTPLAGAVFSKFEIPKLAEALGEPP